A genomic region of Herbaspirillum sp. DW155 contains the following coding sequences:
- a CDS encoding HAD-IA family hydrolase gives MKHPSAAPELVIFDCDGTLVDSEVVAARAWSEYVAGYGVTLSPEEALARFRGVSMKWCIAHIEQLSGQVLPAHFEQELRALMGGMLERHLQPINGALEMVEQLHLPFALASNAPHHKIELCLRVTGLLPHFAGRIFSAYDVQRWKPDPALFLFAADRLGVAPQRCAVVEDSLPGVQAGLAAGMQVIALQEHGVHPEMPEGVAVITHLAQLRAQLG, from the coding sequence ATGAAGCACCCCTCTGCCGCGCCGGAACTGGTCATCTTCGACTGCGATGGCACCCTGGTCGACAGCGAAGTGGTGGCCGCGCGTGCCTGGTCCGAGTATGTGGCCGGGTATGGCGTCACGCTCAGTCCCGAGGAAGCGCTGGCGCGCTTTCGCGGGGTGAGCATGAAGTGGTGTATCGCGCATATCGAGCAATTGAGCGGCCAGGTCCTGCCGGCACATTTCGAGCAGGAACTGCGCGCGCTCATGGGCGGCATGCTGGAGCGGCACCTGCAACCCATCAACGGTGCGCTGGAGATGGTGGAGCAGTTGCATCTGCCCTTCGCCCTGGCCTCCAATGCCCCGCATCACAAGATCGAGCTGTGCCTGCGCGTGACCGGCCTGCTGCCGCATTTCGCCGGCCGCATCTTTAGTGCCTATGACGTGCAGCGCTGGAAACCCGACCCGGCCCTGTTCCTGTTCGCGGCCGACCGCCTGGGGGTGGCCCCGCAGCGCTGCGCGGTGGTGGAAGACAGCCTGCCGGGCGTGCAGGCCGGACTGGCAGCGGGCATGCAGGTGATCGCCCTGCAGGAGCATGGCGTGCATCCGGAGATGCCGGAGGGGGTAGCGGTCATCACCCACCTGGCGCAGTTGCGCGCGCAACTGGGCTGA
- a CDS encoding carboxymuconolactone decarboxylase family protein: MSDFKQRLPYARLAAPAYNALIKASEAVHQSGVDPRLVELVFLRISQLNGCAFCVDMHAHDLLQKGEDQQRLNTLAAWREIPFFSEAERAALNWAERLTHLHQQDADQEDAAFARLQQHFSDAEIAHLSFAVAIINAWNRLGVGMRPQVTRRT, from the coding sequence ATGTCCGACTTCAAGCAACGCCTGCCCTACGCCCGGCTGGCCGCCCCCGCCTACAACGCCCTCATCAAGGCCAGCGAAGCGGTACACCAGAGCGGCGTCGATCCCAGGCTGGTGGAACTGGTCTTTTTGCGCATCTCGCAACTGAACGGGTGCGCCTTCTGCGTCGACATGCATGCGCATGACCTGCTGCAGAAGGGTGAAGACCAGCAGCGTCTGAACACCCTGGCGGCCTGGCGCGAGATCCCCTTCTTCAGCGAGGCCGAACGTGCCGCGCTGAACTGGGCCGAGCGCCTGACCCACCTGCACCAGCAGGATGCCGACCAGGAGGACGCCGCCTTCGCCCGCTTGCAGCAGCACTTCAGCGATGCCGAGATCGCCCACCTGAGCTTCGCCGTGGCCATCATCAATGCCTGGAACCGCCTGGGCGTGGGCATGCGTCCACAGGTGACGCGCCGCACCTGA
- the sigJ gene encoding RNA polymerase sigma factor SigJ has protein sequence MTDDPALALFTQHRPRLFGVAYRMLASRSDAEDVLQDAWLRWHAQDKSVLDSAEAWLVTVVTRLCIDRLRQLQQERQHYVGHWLPEPLVGLAEPGPDIDLYGQTQLTPSPEALLEQRSDVSFAYLLLLERLKPEERAAFLLREVFDNDYPDIAAILQKSEANCRQLVHRARQRLARQDTDASQKSNRAASSPVTRETHALLLDKFRQAVQSGQREAMLGLLAEDARLIGDGGGKVASFPHPLAGGERISWLYYANVRRFVRRIVYRAAWINGSPGLLRYVDGALESAQVLETDGSRIHAIYVVRNPDKLASIAQQNKDR, from the coding sequence ATGACGGACGATCCCGCGCTCGCCCTGTTCACGCAGCACCGGCCGCGCCTGTTCGGCGTGGCCTACCGCATGCTGGCCTCGCGCAGCGATGCGGAAGACGTCCTGCAGGATGCCTGGCTGCGCTGGCACGCCCAGGACAAGTCGGTGCTGGATTCAGCCGAAGCCTGGCTGGTCACGGTAGTCACGCGGCTGTGCATCGACCGCCTGCGCCAGCTGCAGCAGGAGCGCCAGCACTACGTCGGCCACTGGCTGCCCGAGCCGCTGGTGGGCCTGGCCGAGCCCGGCCCCGACATCGACCTCTACGGCCAGACGCAGCTCACCCCCTCCCCGGAAGCCCTGCTGGAACAGCGAAGTGACGTTTCCTTCGCCTACCTCCTGCTGCTGGAGCGCCTGAAGCCCGAGGAACGCGCCGCCTTCCTGCTGCGTGAAGTTTTCGACAACGACTATCCCGACATCGCGGCGATCCTGCAAAAGTCCGAGGCGAACTGCCGCCAGCTGGTGCATCGTGCCCGCCAGCGGCTGGCGCGCCAGGATACCGATGCAAGCCAGAAATCAAACCGCGCAGCCTCCAGCCCCGTGACGCGCGAAACCCACGCGCTGCTGCTGGACAAATTCCGGCAAGCCGTCCAAAGCGGGCAGCGCGAGGCCATGCTGGGCCTGCTGGCCGAGGATGCGCGCCTGATCGGCGACGGCGGCGGCAAGGTGGCCTCCTTCCCTCATCCACTGGCCGGCGGCGAACGCATCTCCTGGCTGTACTACGCCAACGTGCGCCGCTTCGTCCGGCGCATCGTCTATCGTGCAGCCTGGATCAACGGCAGCCCGGGCCTGCTGCGCTATGTCGATGGCGCGCTGGAATCGGCCCAGGTGCTGGAAACGGATGGCAGCCGCATCCACGCCATCTACGTGGTGCGCAACCCGGACAAGCTGGCATCCATCGCACAGCAAAACAAGGACCGCTGA
- a CDS encoding c-type cytochrome: MNRAFSPLLYTVLAAVLAVSSAAHAADDKKAPIKADPVKGEALYTNGDNARNIVACVSCHGAAGNSTITQNPKLAGQHEAYIAKQLLNFRTPERNNPVMSPLAKALSDEDIHNVAAYLSAQAAKPGAAKNKETIELGKHIWRAGIAAKNVPACAGCHSPNGAGIPSQYPRLAGQHQDYTIAQLTNFRGGARTNSTQMTAIADRLSDKEIKAVADYIAGLK, translated from the coding sequence ATGAACCGTGCCTTTTCCCCACTGTTGTATACCGTTCTTGCTGCCGTGCTGGCAGTGTCCTCGGCGGCCCATGCGGCCGATGACAAGAAAGCCCCGATCAAGGCCGATCCGGTCAAGGGGGAAGCCCTCTACACCAATGGCGACAACGCCCGCAACATCGTGGCCTGCGTGTCCTGCCACGGCGCGGCCGGCAATTCGACCATTACCCAGAATCCCAAGCTGGCGGGCCAGCATGAGGCCTATATCGCCAAGCAGCTGCTCAATTTCCGTACGCCCGAGCGCAACAACCCGGTGATGTCGCCGCTGGCCAAGGCGCTCTCGGATGAAGACATCCACAACGTCGCCGCCTACCTGTCGGCCCAGGCAGCCAAGCCGGGTGCGGCCAAGAACAAGGAAACCATCGAGCTGGGCAAGCACATCTGGCGCGCCGGTATCGCTGCCAAGAACGTACCGGCCTGTGCCGGCTGTCATAGCCCCAATGGTGCCGGCATCCCGTCGCAGTATCCGCGCCTGGCCGGCCAGCATCAGGACTATACGATCGCGCAGCTGACCAACTTCCGTGGTGGTGCGCGCACCAACAGCACGCAGATGACGGCCATCGCCGACCGCCTCTCGGACAAGGAAATCAAGGCCGTGGCCGACTACATTGCCGGTTTGAAGTAA
- a CDS encoding aldehyde dehydrogenase (NADP(+)), with amino-acid sequence MSYKILGHNYIGGQRSGQGDVALHSVDATTGALFETPFLTATEKEVAAAVEAAEKAYPLYRAIPAEQRALFLEAIADEIDALGDDFLAAVARETALPATPRLAGERARTSGQMRLFAKVVRRGDFYGARIDTALPQRQPLPRPDIRQYKIGVGPVAVFGASNFPLAFSVAGGDTAAALAAGCPVVFKAHSGHLVTSELVADAIERAVKKTGMPAGTFNMVYGDRVGAQLVKSAGIQAVGFTGSLRGGRALCDMAAARPQPIPVFAEMSSINPIILMSEALKVRGDAIAKDLAGSVTVGVGQLCTSPGLLLGVRSPELTAFIEKLSAAFGGTSPATMLNSGGLTHYNGGVARLTQLPGVKVIATGGTSYTQAVPHLFKADAALLFSKEAPLEEEVFGPSTVIVELESREQLLDFAAKMNGQLTATLQAEIADLQGNQDLIAILEQKAGRLLLNGFPTGVEVCDAMVHGGPYPATSDARGTSVGTLAIERFLRPVCYQNYPDAMLPAALQNANPLGLMRLVDGEQTRATIG; translated from the coding sequence GTGAGCTACAAGATCCTTGGACACAACTACATCGGCGGCCAGCGCAGCGGCCAGGGCGACGTCGCCCTGCACAGCGTGGACGCAACCACCGGCGCTCTCTTCGAGACACCCTTCCTGACCGCCACCGAGAAGGAAGTCGCGGCCGCCGTGGAAGCCGCCGAGAAGGCCTATCCCCTCTACCGCGCCATCCCGGCCGAGCAGCGCGCGCTGTTCCTGGAAGCCATCGCTGACGAGATCGACGCCCTGGGCGACGACTTCCTCGCCGCCGTGGCCCGCGAAACCGCCCTGCCGGCCACCCCGCGCCTGGCCGGCGAGCGCGCCCGCACCAGCGGCCAGATGCGCCTGTTCGCCAAGGTCGTGCGCCGTGGCGACTTCTACGGTGCCCGCATCGATACCGCCCTGCCGCAGCGCCAGCCGCTGCCGCGTCCGGACATCCGCCAGTACAAGATCGGCGTGGGTCCGGTGGCTGTCTTCGGCGCCAGCAACTTCCCGCTGGCCTTCTCGGTGGCCGGTGGCGATACCGCTGCTGCCCTGGCGGCCGGCTGCCCGGTGGTGTTCAAGGCCCACAGCGGCCACCTGGTCACCTCCGAACTGGTGGCTGATGCCATCGAACGCGCCGTCAAGAAGACCGGCATGCCGGCCGGCACCTTCAACATGGTCTACGGTGACCGCGTGGGCGCCCAGCTGGTCAAGAGCGCCGGCATCCAGGCCGTCGGCTTCACCGGCTCGCTGCGCGGTGGCCGCGCCCTGTGCGACATGGCGGCAGCCCGTCCGCAGCCGATCCCGGTGTTTGCCGAGATGTCCAGCATCAACCCCATCATCCTGATGTCCGAAGCGCTGAAGGTGCGCGGTGACGCCATCGCCAAGGACCTGGCCGGCTCCGTCACGGTCGGCGTGGGCCAGCTGTGCACCAGCCCCGGTCTGCTGCTGGGCGTGCGTTCGCCGGAACTGACCGCCTTCATCGAGAAGCTGTCGGCCGCCTTCGGCGGCACCAGTCCGGCCACCATGCTCAACAGCGGCGGCCTGACCCACTACAACGGTGGCGTGGCGCGCCTGACCCAGCTGCCGGGCGTGAAGGTCATCGCCACCGGCGGCACCAGCTACACCCAGGCCGTACCGCACCTGTTCAAGGCCGATGCCGCCCTGCTGTTCTCCAAGGAAGCGCCGCTGGAAGAAGAAGTCTTCGGCCCCTCCACCGTCATCGTCGAGCTGGAAAGCCGTGAACAACTGCTGGACTTCGCCGCCAAGATGAACGGCCAGCTGACTGCCACCTTGCAAGCCGAGATCGCTGACCTGCAAGGCAACCAGGACCTGATCGCGATCCTCGAACAGAAGGCCGGCCGCCTGCTGCTGAACGGCTTCCCGACCGGTGTCGAGGTGTGCGATGCGATGGTCCACGGCGGCCCGTATCCGGCTACTTCCGACGCGCGTGGCACCTCGGTGGGCACGCTGGCCATCGAGCGCTTCCTGCGCCCGGTGTGCTACCAGAACTACCCGGACGCGATGCTGCCGGCCGCGCTGCAGAACGCCAATCCGCTGGGCCTGATGCGCCTGGTCGATGGCGAACAGACGCGCGCCACCATCGGATAA
- a CDS encoding cytochrome c biogenesis protein ResB codes for MTTGSSTQGIQIRTRQRWLGEAVELVSSMRFAISLLTLIAIASVIGTVMKQNDPMPNYVNQFGPFWFEIFDKLGLYAVYSAWWFLLFMGFLVLSTSLCIARNAPKMLRDVKSWRDNVREQSLRNFHHKHEWTTAEAPAEAAARLARQVGARGYKTRLADKEGGTLLAAKQGAANKWGYIFAHAAIVIICLGGLLDSDLPIRFQQWFYGKSAFAGNGIIADIPERYRLGLNNPTFRGNTLIPEGSSSSTAIIPQKDGVMIQDLPFTIQLKRFIIDFYSTGMPKLFASEVVVRDHETGKETAATIKVNEPLIYKGVAIYQSSFEDGGSKLKLVGYPMRGGTNSRFDLSGEVNGSTPLPAGMGDYTIEWSGFRPFNVENMQTQGSGSASGDARAVNVGKNVNRGFIADLDKHLGSGAKNANSKDFKNVGPSVQYKLRDKTGQAREYFNYMQSLPIDGADVFLAGMREQPDQPFRYLRIPADDQDSVAEWMRLRAALANPALREEAARRYARQAISGGRETSPALREQLEQSALRGLTIFAGDGKVSGYIAVTRFLEQLPAAEQEKAADIFMKILNGSMWELWQAARARDGLGPVASDEKHGRYLQLAINALADAAFYPAPVFLQLSGFQEIKASVLQVTRSPGKKVVYLGCLFLVLGVFAMLYIRERRLWIWIKPGPDGQGSQALLAMSTQRRTLDFDKEFEQMKGRLTGAAQSAPGPSA; via the coding sequence ATGACGACGGGCAGCAGTACCCAAGGAATCCAGATCAGGACCCGCCAGCGCTGGCTGGGCGAGGCCGTGGAACTGGTCTCATCGATGCGCTTTGCGATCAGCCTCCTGACGCTGATCGCCATCGCCTCGGTGATCGGCACGGTGATGAAGCAGAACGACCCGATGCCCAACTACGTGAACCAGTTCGGCCCGTTCTGGTTCGAGATTTTCGACAAGCTGGGCTTGTATGCGGTGTATTCGGCCTGGTGGTTCCTGCTGTTCATGGGCTTCCTGGTGCTGTCGACCTCGCTGTGCATCGCCCGCAACGCGCCCAAGATGCTGCGCGACGTGAAGAGCTGGCGCGACAACGTGCGCGAGCAGTCGCTGCGCAATTTCCATCACAAGCACGAGTGGACCACGGCCGAAGCCCCGGCCGAGGCTGCCGCACGGCTGGCCCGCCAGGTCGGCGCACGCGGCTACAAGACCAGGCTGGCCGACAAGGAGGGTGGCACGCTGCTGGCGGCCAAGCAGGGCGCGGCCAACAAGTGGGGCTACATCTTCGCGCACGCGGCCATCGTCATCATCTGTCTGGGCGGCCTGCTCGATTCGGATTTGCCGATCCGCTTCCAGCAATGGTTCTACGGCAAATCGGCCTTTGCCGGCAATGGCATCATTGCTGACATCCCGGAACGCTATCGCCTGGGACTGAACAACCCGACCTTCCGCGGCAACACGCTCATCCCGGAAGGCTCCAGCAGCAGCACCGCCATCATCCCGCAGAAGGATGGCGTGATGATCCAGGACCTGCCCTTCACCATCCAGTTGAAGCGCTTCATCATCGATTTCTACTCGACCGGCATGCCCAAGCTCTTCGCCAGCGAAGTGGTGGTGCGTGACCATGAGACCGGCAAGGAGACCGCCGCCACCATCAAGGTCAACGAACCGCTGATCTACAAGGGCGTGGCGATCTACCAGTCCAGCTTCGAGGATGGCGGCAGCAAGCTCAAGCTGGTCGGCTATCCGATGCGCGGCGGCACCAACAGCCGCTTCGACCTGTCCGGCGAAGTCAACGGCAGTACGCCGCTGCCGGCCGGCATGGGCGATTACACGATCGAATGGAGCGGCTTCCGCCCCTTCAACGTGGAGAACATGCAGACCCAGGGATCCGGCTCGGCCTCGGGTGATGCCCGTGCGGTCAACGTCGGCAAGAACGTCAATCGGGGCTTCATCGCCGATCTCGACAAGCATCTCGGCTCCGGCGCCAAGAACGCCAACAGCAAGGACTTCAAGAATGTCGGCCCGAGCGTGCAGTACAAGCTGCGCGACAAGACCGGCCAGGCGCGCGAATACTTCAACTACATGCAGTCGCTGCCCATCGATGGCGCCGACGTCTTCCTGGCCGGCATGCGCGAGCAGCCTGACCAGCCCTTCCGCTACCTGCGCATTCCCGCCGATGACCAGGACAGCGTGGCCGAATGGATGCGCCTGCGTGCCGCCCTGGCCAATCCGGCCCTGCGCGAGGAAGCGGCGCGCCGCTATGCGCGCCAGGCCATCAGCGGCGGGCGCGAAACGTCACCCGCGCTGCGCGAGCAACTGGAACAATCGGCCCTGCGCGGCCTGACCATCTTCGCCGGCGACGGCAAGGTCTCGGGCTACATCGCGGTGACGCGCTTCCTGGAACAACTGCCCGCTGCCGAGCAGGAAAAGGCCGCCGACATCTTCATGAAGATCCTCAACGGCAGCATGTGGGAACTGTGGCAAGCCGCGCGCGCCCGGGATGGGCTGGGTCCGGTGGCCAGCGATGAGAAGCATGGCCGCTATCTGCAACTGGCCATCAATGCCCTGGCCGACGCCGCGTTCTACCCGGCGCCGGTGTTCCTGCAGCTATCAGGCTTCCAGGAGATCAAGGCCTCGGTGCTGCAGGTGACGCGTTCGCCCGGCAAGAAGGTGGTGTACCTGGGCTGCCTGTTCCTGGTACTGGGCGTGTTCGCGATGCTGTACATTCGTGAACGGCGCCTGTGGATCTGGATCAAGCCCGGCCCCGATGGCCAGGGCAGCCAGGCGCTGCTGGCCATGAGCACGCAGCGCCGCACGCTGGATTTCGACAAGGAATTCGAACAGATGAAGGGCCGTCTGACCGGTGCGGCACAATCCGCACCAGGTCCGTCGGCCTAG
- the yihA gene encoding ribosome biogenesis GTP-binding protein YihA/YsxC, whose product MSQLWQARFYTTVNHLRDLPKTSVPEIAFAGRSNAGKSSAINVLCNQKRLAFASKTPGRTQHINYFSLGGAHVGQHRNDEARPDEIRAMLVDLPGYGYAEVSGSAKHHWQALLGDYVRQREQLAALVMIVDSRRPFTDLDIQMIEWFAPTGKPIHCILSKADKLNRNESTNALRQAQTFLQSYVDADGQPFPFTAQLFSALKRIGLEEANDKILELAGLNEPATPPVPAEAAGAAEPGAESAQA is encoded by the coding sequence ATGTCGCAACTTTGGCAAGCCCGTTTCTACACCACCGTCAATCACCTGCGGGACCTGCCCAAGACCAGTGTGCCAGAGATCGCCTTCGCCGGCCGTTCCAACGCCGGCAAGTCCAGCGCCATCAACGTGCTGTGCAACCAGAAGCGCCTGGCCTTCGCCTCCAAGACGCCGGGGCGCACCCAGCACATCAACTATTTCTCGCTGGGCGGCGCCCACGTGGGCCAGCACCGCAATGACGAGGCGCGCCCCGACGAGATCCGCGCCATGCTGGTGGACTTGCCCGGTTACGGCTATGCGGAAGTGTCCGGCTCGGCCAAGCACCACTGGCAGGCGCTGCTGGGCGACTACGTGCGCCAGCGCGAGCAGCTGGCGGCGCTGGTGATGATCGTCGATTCGCGCCGTCCCTTCACCGACCTCGATATCCAGATGATCGAATGGTTCGCCCCCACCGGCAAACCCATCCATTGCATCCTGAGCAAGGCCGACAAGCTCAACCGCAATGAGTCCACCAATGCCCTGCGCCAGGCCCAGACCTTCCTGCAAAGCTATGTGGATGCGGACGGCCAGCCCTTCCCGTTCACGGCCCAGCTGTTCTCGGCCTTGAAGCGCATCGGCCTGGAAGAAGCCAACGACAAGATCCTGGAACTGGCCGGCCTGAACGAACCGGCCACGCCGCCGGTGCCGGCCGAGGCTGCCGGCGCGGCCGAACCCGGGGCCGAAAGCGCACAAGCCTGA
- the ccsB gene encoding c-type cytochrome biogenesis protein CcsB codes for MQLTQANQAYEQEQGFFRRLGIVDWIYAVALVAGSLYAFGRFGSYMDYYEKAVLLLAAPTFAWLGWHWKPVRLLMLVIAVLSLGAIAMYGGALELADKKFFLKYMLSSQSAILWMSALFCLSTLFYWGGLATRAGTGSAIGSRLCWAAVVLGFTGMMVRWYESYLIGPDVGHIPISNLYEVFVLFCLITALFYLYYEERYATRQLGAFVLTVITAAVGFLMWYTVSRDAAEIQPLVPALQSWWMKIHVPANFIGYGTFALAAMVAVAYLLRERGILADRLPSLEVLDDVMYKAIAVGFAFFTIATILGALWAAEAWGGYWSWDPKETWALIVWLNYAAWLHMRLMKGLRGRTAAWWALVGLLVTTFAFLGVNMFLSGLHSYGEL; via the coding sequence ATGCAACTGACCCAAGCAAACCAGGCCTACGAGCAAGAGCAAGGCTTCTTCCGGCGCCTCGGCATCGTCGACTGGATTTACGCCGTCGCCCTGGTGGCGGGCTCGCTGTACGCCTTCGGGCGCTTCGGCAGCTATATGGATTACTACGAGAAAGCCGTGCTGTTGCTGGCCGCACCGACCTTCGCCTGGCTGGGCTGGCACTGGAAGCCGGTGCGCCTGCTGATGCTGGTGATCGCCGTGCTCTCGCTGGGGGCCATCGCCATGTATGGCGGCGCGCTGGAACTGGCCGACAAGAAGTTCTTCCTCAAGTACATGCTCTCCAGCCAGTCGGCCATCCTGTGGATGAGCGCGCTGTTCTGCCTGTCTACGCTGTTCTACTGGGGCGGCCTGGCCACCCGGGCCGGCACCGGCAGCGCAATCGGCTCGCGCCTGTGCTGGGCGGCGGTGGTGCTGGGCTTTACCGGCATGATGGTGCGCTGGTACGAGTCCTACCTGATCGGGCCGGATGTGGGCCACATCCCGATTTCCAATTTATATGAAGTTTTTGTCCTGTTCTGCCTGATTACGGCGCTTTTCTACCTGTATTACGAAGAACGTTACGCCACGCGCCAGCTCGGTGCTTTCGTGCTGACCGTCATCACGGCAGCGGTCGGTTTTCTGATGTGGTATACCGTCTCGCGGGATGCGGCCGAGATCCAGCCGCTGGTACCGGCCCTGCAGAGCTGGTGGATGAAGATCCACGTGCCGGCCAATTTCATCGGCTACGGCACCTTCGCCCTGGCCGCCATGGTGGCGGTGGCTTACCTGCTGCGCGAGCGCGGCATCCTGGCCGATCGCCTGCCCTCGCTGGAGGTGCTCGATGACGTGATGTACAAGGCCATTGCCGTCGGCTTCGCCTTCTTCACCATCGCCACCATTCTGGGTGCGCTATGGGCGGCCGAGGCCTGGGGCGGCTACTGGTCGTGGGATCCCAAGGAAACCTGGGCCCTGATCGTCTGGCTCAACTATGCTGCCTGGCTGCACATGCGCCTCATGAAGGGCCTGCGTGGCCGTACCGCCGCGTGGTGGGCGCTGGTGGGCCTGCTGGTGACGACCTTTGCCTTCCTGGGGGTGAACATGTTCCTCTCGGGCCTGCATTCTTACGGCGAACTTTGA
- the hemB gene encoding porphobilinogen synthase — protein MSLTDFSSNAGYPALRMRRMRRDGFSRALMAENVITSADLIYPVFVQEGQSLRTPVPSLPGVERLSLDALLPVAEQCVTLGVPVLALFPVIDPSLKTPDGIEATNPDGLIPRVVRALKDRFPELGVLCDVALDPYTSHGQDGVLDETGYILNDETLALLVRQAQTQADAGVDVVAPSDMMDGRIAAIRAMLEAKGHIYTRIMAYSAKYASAFYGPFRDAVGSAANLGKGSKATYQMDPANSDEALREVALDLQEGADMVMVKPGMPYLDIVRRVKDEFRVPTFAYQVSGEYAMIKAAAQNGWLDHDKTMMEAMMAFKRAGADGVLTYFALDIARKLKQG, from the coding sequence ATGTCTCTGACCGATTTCAGTTCCAACGCCGGCTACCCTGCACTGCGTATGCGCCGCATGCGCCGCGACGGTTTCTCGCGTGCTCTGATGGCCGAAAATGTCATCACCAGTGCCGACCTGATCTACCCGGTATTCGTACAGGAAGGCCAGAGCCTGCGCACGCCCGTGCCCTCGCTGCCGGGGGTGGAGCGCCTGTCGCTGGACGCGCTGCTGCCGGTAGCGGAGCAATGCGTGACGCTGGGCGTGCCGGTGCTGGCGCTGTTCCCGGTGATCGACCCGTCCCTGAAGACGCCCGACGGCATCGAAGCCACCAATCCCGATGGCCTGATCCCGCGCGTGGTGCGTGCGCTCAAAGACCGCTTCCCGGAACTGGGGGTGTTGTGCGACGTGGCACTGGACCCCTACACCAGCCACGGCCAGGATGGCGTGCTGGATGAAACCGGCTACATTCTCAACGACGAAACCCTGGCCCTGCTGGTCCGGCAGGCGCAAACCCAGGCCGACGCCGGCGTGGACGTGGTGGCGCCGTCGGACATGATGGATGGCCGCATCGCCGCCATCCGCGCCATGCTGGAGGCCAAGGGCCACATCTACACCCGCATCATGGCTTATTCGGCCAAGTACGCCTCGGCCTTCTACGGTCCCTTCCGCGATGCGGTCGGCTCGGCCGCCAATCTGGGCAAGGGCAGCAAGGCCACCTACCAGATGGACCCGGCCAACAGCGACGAAGCCCTGCGCGAAGTGGCGCTGGACCTGCAGGAAGGAGCCGACATGGTGATGGTCAAGCCGGGCATGCCCTATCTGGACATCGTGCGCCGCGTGAAGGATGAATTCCGCGTGCCCACCTTCGCCTATCAGGTCAGCGGTGAATACGCCATGATCAAGGCCGCTGCCCAGAACGGCTGGCTGGACCACGACAAGACCATGATGGAAGCCATGATGGCCTTCAAGCGCGCCGGTGCCGATGGCGTGCTGACCTACTTCGCGCTGGACATCGCGCGCAAGCTCAAGCAAGGCTGA